One window of the Granulicella arctica genome contains the following:
- a CDS encoding DinB family protein: MSLRTFGLCTATAFVMSGLAIGQMDHTNMGHSAAAPTATGPAAEAQRGYAALKVNILKAADTMPAEDYSVKPTPEVRTFARVVNHITEAQIHSCGAANGTKDMAKVPADTANKAEIVEGLKASYAECDKAYAALTDTNLTEMFTVGKAQRSRIGLMWGNVSHDNEQYATLALYMRLKGLVPPSSEK, from the coding sequence ATGAGTTTACGGACATTTGGACTATGTACGGCAACAGCATTTGTGATGTCTGGCTTGGCGATCGGCCAGATGGATCACACAAACATGGGACACAGCGCTGCTGCTCCAACAGCAACAGGGCCTGCGGCTGAGGCGCAGCGAGGCTACGCCGCACTCAAGGTCAACATTCTCAAAGCCGCGGATACGATGCCTGCCGAGGACTACTCCGTGAAGCCAACGCCTGAGGTTCGGACCTTTGCGAGAGTCGTTAACCATATCACCGAGGCTCAAATCCATAGCTGCGGCGCGGCGAACGGAACGAAGGATATGGCAAAGGTTCCCGCGGATACAGCGAATAAGGCTGAGATCGTTGAGGGCCTAAAGGCTTCTTATGCCGAGTGCGATAAAGCGTACGCCGCTCTGACGGATACAAATCTGACCGAGATGTTCACCGTTGGCAAGGCGCAGCGCTCGCGCATCGGCCTGATGTGGGGAAATGTCTCGCATGACAACGAACAGTACGCGACCTTGGCGCTCTACATGCGCCTGAAGGGACTCGTTCCGCCTAGCAGCGAGAAGTAG